From Arcticibacter tournemirensis, one genomic window encodes:
- a CDS encoding DUF5991 domain-containing protein, translated as MKREKEIIRKEKELLIREKEKSQKTTYEDIKLPEEFWLGKWSYYYDQGEYTLTIEGQIRGMNRCTILAEGVQLYYEADLVGVQKGNSFIIYYRGLTNGSNWYENKVDINEPLLTLKYQKGKVSTVFHQVDTNLNGKVNFEKKS; from the coding sequence TTGAAGAGAGAAAAAGAGATAATAAGAAAGGAAAAAGAACTCTTGATCCGCGAAAAAGAAAAATCTCAAAAGACGACGTATGAAGATATTAAATTACCAGAGGAGTTTTGGCTTGGTAAGTGGTCATATTATTACGATCAGGGGGAATATACTTTAACGATAGAGGGCCAGATCAGAGGTATGAACAGGTGCACCATTCTCGCAGAGGGTGTTCAGCTCTATTACGAGGCCGATTTAGTGGGTGTTCAGAAAGGAAACTCATTTATTATTTATTACCGAGGTTTAACTAACGGCAGCAACTGGTACGAAAACAAAGTTGACATAAACGAACCCTTGCTTACCTTAAAATATCAAAAAGGGAAGGTAAGTACTGTTTTTCATCAGGTCGATACCAACCTGAATGGAAAAGTAAACTTCGAAAAGAAGAGTTGA
- a CDS encoding DUF4180 domain-containing protein, which translates to MNVNSHIINNKKIAEVGGDGVFIERAEDALDLLGDLYYQGFDGIIIREQNITPDFFDLKTGIAGEILQKFSNYRVKLAIIGDFSSYKAKTICDFIYESNKTGHINFLSSVEEALKKISITIS; encoded by the coding sequence ATGAATGTAAACAGTCATATCATAAATAATAAAAAGATAGCAGAAGTAGGAGGAGACGGTGTTTTTATTGAAAGAGCCGAAGACGCTCTCGATCTGCTGGGCGATCTTTATTATCAGGGATTCGACGGAATAATTATCCGGGAGCAGAATATTACTCCCGATTTTTTTGATTTAAAAACCGGTATCGCCGGTGAAATTCTTCAGAAGTTCTCCAACTACCGCGTAAAGCTTGCCATCATAGGCGATTTTTCATCTTACAAGGCAAAAACCATCTGCGACTTTATTTATGAAAGTAACAAAACCGGTCATATCAATTTTCTAAGCTCCGTGGAGGAAGCTTTGAAGAAAATCTCTATTACAATATCATGA
- a CDS encoding DUF3427 domain-containing protein, which translates to MEEGLYEQLITKLLANKLETQLQEQYYIKSSILDREEAARYLSTYLAETIKFALSEYKDESSLGKQIELSNKIIQLLMQELPRLDLNENLIESQGKLLEAIFRKENFPYSNIEERIKQITPYTRLSQSELFTGNNIGLPLEAELRKEILSADEICWLVSFIRFTGIRVFAKELEEFTQSGRSLRVITSSYMGVTETKAVEYLASLPNTEIKVSYNSQHERLHAKAYLFKRNTGFHTAYIGSSNMSLSALTKGLEWNLKITTKEIGHITDKFQKIFETYWLDRDFETYRPGQDKDKLRKALKSQQSRDTATIATFFDLNPFEHQKEVLEKLQAERQVHGRYRNLIVAATGTGKTVISAFDYKRFKEQNLRARLLFVAHRKEILDQARETFRHVLRDANFGEFWGDGQEPDNYEYLFASVQTLSNRIDSLPLDTRFYDYIIIDEVHHIAASSYRPVLQKFEPKILLGLTATPERMDGEDILKDFDHTIAAEIRLPEALNRKLLSPFQYFAVSDTIDLSHVNWRQGKYEVNELTRLYTEDDRRVNEIVHNCDKYLSDISDVRALGFCVSQEHARFMAEKLVIRGLKADYLVSNNGNSNRDEVRRKLQNKEINYLFVVDIFNEGVDIPEIDTVLFLRPTESLTIFLQQLGRGLRLSEGKECLTVLDFVGNARPEYDFEQKFRALVGKTHTSILKEVSDDFPHLPLGCSIILEKRAKEIILSNIKAAVGFNRNQLIKKIQNFRYQSTLPLNLKNFLEINHIELPLLYKRGSWKRLCADAGVIDGFTEPNEKAITSCISRRLLQCNSISYLTFIENLITSNFNYGISSQAEELLLLMFHYDVWQKGGEALGFQSLQESMQQLRNNPVMLEELQEVIDLLISRVDFIEKDIDLGFSFPLKIHSRYNRDQILAALGLHQFEKASSNREGVAYNKQVNAEALFVTLKKTEKEYSPTTLYEDYAINESLFHWQSQNRASAENPSGKAYISQQTTGRKILLFVREQNDDEYGFTLSYVFLGEANFKSSTGAKPMNIEWRLAEPMPAYLWKESGKLAVG; encoded by the coding sequence ATGGAGGAAGGACTCTACGAACAACTCATCACAAAACTGCTCGCCAATAAGCTGGAAACGCAGCTGCAGGAGCAGTATTACATTAAAAGCAGCATACTCGATAGGGAAGAAGCCGCCCGGTATTTAAGCACGTATCTGGCGGAAACCATCAAGTTTGCATTATCAGAGTATAAAGACGAAAGCAGCCTTGGCAAGCAGATCGAGCTCAGCAACAAAATCATACAGCTGCTGATGCAGGAACTACCCAGGTTAGACCTGAACGAGAACCTCATAGAGAGTCAGGGAAAACTGCTTGAAGCCATCTTCAGGAAAGAGAATTTTCCCTATTCCAACATCGAAGAGAGGATTAAGCAGATAACACCCTATACCAGGCTGAGCCAAAGCGAACTATTCACCGGGAACAACATTGGGCTGCCTCTCGAAGCAGAATTACGCAAAGAAATCCTCTCTGCCGACGAGATCTGCTGGCTGGTATCCTTCATCCGCTTTACAGGCATCAGAGTCTTCGCCAAAGAACTCGAAGAATTCACACAGAGCGGACGCAGCCTTCGCGTAATCACAAGCTCCTATATGGGCGTTACAGAAACCAAGGCAGTGGAGTATCTGGCATCGCTTCCCAACACAGAAATAAAGGTCTCTTACAACTCGCAGCACGAGCGGCTTCATGCCAAGGCCTACCTCTTTAAACGAAACACCGGGTTCCATACCGCCTATATCGGCTCGTCCAACATGTCATTGTCGGCATTAACCAAAGGACTCGAGTGGAACCTGAAGATCACCACGAAGGAGATCGGTCATATTACCGACAAGTTTCAAAAGATCTTCGAGACCTACTGGCTCGACCGCGATTTTGAAACTTACCGGCCCGGACAAGATAAAGACAAGCTGCGCAAGGCCCTAAAAAGCCAGCAAAGCAGAGACACCGCAACCATCGCCACCTTTTTCGATCTCAATCCCTTCGAGCATCAAAAGGAGGTACTCGAAAAGCTGCAGGCAGAGCGGCAGGTCCATGGGCGCTACAGAAATCTCATTGTAGCCGCCACCGGAACTGGTAAAACCGTCATTTCCGCCTTCGACTACAAACGGTTCAAAGAGCAAAACCTGCGTGCCCGGCTGCTTTTTGTAGCCCACCGCAAGGAAATTCTCGATCAGGCCCGCGAAACCTTCAGACATGTGCTGCGCGACGCCAACTTCGGAGAATTCTGGGGCGACGGACAAGAGCCCGATAATTACGAATATCTGTTCGCCTCCGTGCAAACCCTCAGCAATCGTATTGACAGCCTGCCCCTCGATACCCGTTTTTACGATTACATCATTATCGACGAAGTACACCATATTGCAGCCAGCAGTTACCGGCCCGTACTTCAAAAGTTCGAACCCAAAATCCTCTTAGGGCTCACCGCCACGCCCGAACGGATGGACGGAGAAGATATTCTCAAAGATTTCGACCATACTATTGCCGCCGAAATCCGCCTGCCCGAAGCACTAAACAGGAAGCTGCTGTCGCCATTTCAATACTTTGCGGTGAGCGATACCATCGACCTTTCGCATGTCAACTGGCGCCAGGGAAAATACGAAGTCAATGAGCTCACCCGTCTCTATACCGAAGACGACCGGCGCGTAAACGAGATCGTCCATAACTGCGATAAATACCTCAGCGATATTTCCGATGTACGAGCTTTAGGTTTTTGCGTAAGCCAGGAACATGCCCGTTTTATGGCCGAGAAGCTGGTCATTCGGGGATTAAAAGCCGATTACCTGGTGAGCAATAACGGAAATTCCAATCGTGACGAAGTACGCCGGAAACTGCAGAACAAAGAAATCAACTATCTTTTTGTAGTCGATATCTTTAACGAAGGAGTAGACATTCCCGAGATCGATACCGTACTGTTCCTGCGGCCTACCGAAAGTTTAACCATCTTCCTGCAGCAATTAGGAAGAGGACTACGGCTTTCCGAAGGGAAGGAATGCCTTACCGTACTCGACTTTGTAGGCAATGCCAGGCCAGAATACGATTTTGAACAAAAATTCCGTGCGCTGGTAGGGAAGACCCATACCTCTATCCTAAAAGAAGTGTCCGACGACTTTCCGCATTTGCCCTTAGGTTGTTCCATTATTCTCGAAAAGCGGGCCAAAGAAATTATCCTCAGTAACATCAAGGCGGCCGTAGGCTTTAACCGGAATCAGTTAATCAAAAAGATCCAGAACTTCCGATACCAAAGCACACTGCCCTTAAATTTGAAGAATTTCCTTGAAATCAACCATATAGAACTTCCCCTGCTTTACAAAAGAGGAAGCTGGAAAAGGTTATGTGCAGACGCAGGGGTGATCGATGGCTTTACCGAACCCAACGAAAAGGCCATTACATCCTGCATCAGCCGAAGGCTCCTGCAATGCAATTCTATAAGCTATCTCACGTTTATAGAAAATCTCATCACCAGTAACTTCAATTACGGGATAAGCAGCCAGGCAGAAGAACTCTTGCTCCTGATGTTCCATTATGATGTTTGGCAAAAGGGGGGAGAGGCCCTGGGCTTTCAGTCGTTACAGGAGAGTATGCAGCAATTGAGAAACAATCCGGTAATGCTTGAAGAACTGCAGGAAGTAATCGACCTTCTGATTTCAAGAGTCGATTTTATTGAAAAGGACATCGATCTCGGATTCTCCTTCCCGTTGAAGATACACAGCAGGTATAATAGAGACCAGATTCTGGCAGCATTAGGGCTCCATCAGTTTGAAAAGGCAAGCTCAAACAGGGAAGGAGTAGCCTATAACAAACAAGTAAACGCAGAAGCCCTCTTCGTTACCCTTAAGAAGACAGAAAAAGAGTACTCTCCGACTACGCTGTACGAAGACTATGCTATTAACGAAAGCCTGTTTCACTGGCAGAGCCAGAATCGGGCATCAGCAGAAAACCCTTCCGGGAAAGCCTATATCAGTCAGCAGACTACCGGCAGAAAAATTTTACTCTTTGTCAGAGAGCAGAATGACGACGAATATGGTTTTACCCTGTCATACGTTTTCCTGGGAGAAGCAAATTTTAAAAGCTCTACCGGAGCCAAGCCCATGAATATAGAATGGCGGTTAGCTGAGCCTATGCCCGCATATTTATGGAAAGAAAGTGGGAAGTTGGCGGTGGGGTGA
- a CDS encoding type II toxin-antitoxin system RelE/ParE family toxin, whose amino-acid sequence MKLYEIMEFYAERNHNRIYSIKLYKNFTKSLNLLLKHPDLGIKTSEEAVRGLIVLDYILFYEIIGNDIVVHTV is encoded by the coding sequence ATAAAGCTTTATGAGATCATGGAGTTTTATGCAGAGCGTAATCATAACAGGATATATTCTATTAAACTTTATAAAAACTTCACTAAAAGTCTCAACCTTTTGTTAAAGCACCCCGATCTCGGCATTAAGACAAGCGAGGAAGCAGTACGGGGGTTGATTGTACTTGATTATATACTTTTTTATGAAATAATCGGCAACGATATTGTTGTCCATACGGTGTAG
- a CDS encoding Rpn family recombination-promoting nuclease/putative transposase, with translation MNHSDQPITTKFIDPLTDYGFRFYFASEPRKEILIEFLNDLFDGERYIEDLEYTPTEHDGDVPADKRVMFDLNCRGRNNEHFIIEMQRVRQEFFRDRALYYTSRLIHRLLSKGGESNQYELPAVYLIGVLEFRMDDNEKEQYFYDIALADKITGKQFYNKLGFKFLELSNFVKEEHQLESYRDKWMYLLKHMHKMDRLPTFLDKRVFQKIFSIAEVSKLTTEERMAYEASLKAKWDSQNAFAYVEKRVREEEQAKMLEERRNIARAMKADGLSVAQISKFTGLSPEEIQGL, from the coding sequence ATGAACCATTCTGACCAGCCTATAACCACCAAATTCATCGACCCACTTACTGACTACGGCTTCCGCTTCTACTTCGCATCAGAACCCCGAAAAGAGATTCTGATAGAATTTCTCAACGACCTGTTTGATGGAGAGAGGTACATAGAAGATCTGGAATATACACCGACGGAGCACGACGGTGACGTCCCGGCTGACAAACGGGTTATGTTTGACCTTAACTGCCGGGGCCGTAACAATGAGCACTTCATCATCGAGATGCAACGTGTCAGACAGGAATTTTTCAGGGACAGGGCGCTTTATTACACGTCGAGGCTCATTCATCGACTCCTGTCAAAAGGAGGAGAATCGAACCAGTACGAACTGCCTGCCGTTTACCTTATCGGCGTTCTTGAGTTCAGGATGGATGATAACGAAAAAGAACAGTATTTTTACGATATTGCCCTTGCGGATAAAATCACAGGTAAACAATTTTACAACAAACTGGGTTTTAAATTTCTGGAATTGAGTAACTTTGTAAAGGAAGAGCATCAGCTGGAAAGCTACCGCGACAAATGGATGTACCTGCTCAAGCATATGCACAAAATGGACAGGTTGCCGACATTTTTAGATAAGCGGGTTTTTCAGAAAATCTTCAGTATAGCAGAGGTATCGAAATTAACAACGGAGGAACGTATGGCATACGAAGCAAGTTTAAAGGCAAAATGGGATAGTCAAAATGCGTTTGCTTATGTAGAAAAGCGGGTACGGGAAGAAGAACAAGCAAAAATGCTTGAAGAAAGACGCAATATTGCCAGGGCAATGAAAGCTGACGGTTTGTCGGTCGCTCAGATTAGCAAATTTACAGGATTATCTCCTGAAGAAATTCAGGGGTTGTAA
- a CDS encoding amino acid ABC transporter substrate-binding protein: MHTEHGVSMSDRVKIFRQFLTPPLSKFHYSNRTVQGTTIQSWIRHNGDLRQIRILQSTIPIDTIVELTDIETGRVTDRIPVKGDFHFKVYVFDKQSSPHRLIYITSPNSGLQYFLIDGKSDGPLREFIDVGIDEALEKLRKEVIKASGIHI; this comes from the coding sequence ATGCATACAGAACACGGCGTTTCAATGAGCGATAGAGTAAAAATCTTCAGGCAATTCCTCACGCCACCGCTTTCAAAGTTTCACTATAGCAATCGAACCGTTCAGGGTACAACCATACAAAGCTGGATTAGGCACAATGGGGATTTAAGGCAAATCCGCATCCTTCAATCTACGATCCCTATTGATACCATAGTAGAACTTACAGATATTGAAACAGGAAGGGTAACAGACCGTATACCGGTAAAGGGTGACTTTCACTTTAAGGTATACGTTTTTGACAAACAAAGCTCTCCGCATCGATTGATATATATTACTTCCCCTAATTCGGGCCTTCAATACTTTCTCATTGATGGAAAATCTGATGGCCCATTAAGGGAATTTATTGACGTTGGTATTGATGAAGCTTTGGAAAAGTTGCGGAAAGAAGTCATCAAGGCTTCAGGCATTCACATTTGA